The following are encoded in a window of uncultured Ilyobacter sp. genomic DNA:
- a CDS encoding VacJ family lipoprotein: MKIKYFIIIILIIFGVSCSSARKKPQSKESARILKMEENNENYFTAYDPWEPFNRRVYYFNAKFDEYIFLPVVETYKYVTPNFIETGVHNFFGNLSEIKTFINSSLQLKAKKSLVTFNRFAINSTFGIFGVFDLASQVGLERYKEDFGQTLAYYGVKPGPYLILPLLGPSTLRDATGLGVDTIVQNYADPLKLGEASRNDPEFLASNSIDSRSNVEFRYYRTGTPFEYEYLRFLYIKIREIQGQN, encoded by the coding sequence ATGAAGATTAAATATTTTATAATAATTATTTTAATTATATTTGGAGTTTCGTGCAGCTCAGCAAGAAAAAAACCGCAATCAAAGGAGAGTGCACGTATCCTGAAGATGGAAGAAAACAATGAAAATTATTTCACGGCTTATGATCCATGGGAACCATTTAACAGAAGGGTATATTATTTTAATGCAAAATTTGACGAATATATTTTTCTTCCTGTTGTAGAGACATATAAGTATGTCACACCAAATTTTATAGAAACGGGAGTACACAATTTTTTTGGTAATCTTAGTGAGATCAAGACTTTTATCAATTCATCACTCCAGTTAAAAGCCAAGAAAAGTCTTGTAACATTTAACAGGTTTGCAATCAATAGTACTTTTGGGATTTTTGGTGTCTTTGATCTAGCTTCTCAGGTAGGGCTAGAGAGGTATAAAGAGGATTTTGGTCAGACTCTGGCTTATTATGGCGTGAAACCTGGACCTTATTTGATTCTTCCTCTTTTAGGACCTAGTACCTTGAGGGATGCTACTGGTCTGGGTGTGGACACGATAGTTCAAAATTATGCAGACCCCTTGAAGTTGGGAGAGGCTAGTAGAAATGACCCAGAATTCTTGGCATCTAACTCTATAGACAGTAGAAGTAATGTAGAGTTTAGATATTACAGAACAGGTACCCCTTTTGAGTATGAATATTTGAGATTTCTTTATATTAAAATCCGAGAAATACAGGGTCAAAATTAA
- the adhE gene encoding bifunctional acetaldehyde-CoA/alcohol dehydrogenase, with the protein MTIEQTIQNVRLAQKQYSTFTQEQVDKVFREASLAANASRIKLAKMAFEETGMGIMEDKVIKNHFASEYIYNQYKDVKTCGVIEKDASYGITKIAEPIGVIAGIVPTTNPTSTAIFKALIALKTRNAIIFSPHPRAKKATIEAARIIKDAAVKAGAPENIIGWIEEPSIEASNILMRSADLILATGGPGMVKAAYSSGVPAIGVGAGNTPVIIDDTAHIKMAVNSILLSKTFDNGVICASEQAVIATENIYEEIKKELADRGAYILKGDEIAKVGKTIVIDGHLNGDIVGQSAYKIAKMAGVNVPEDAKVLVGEVESVELEEPFSHEKLSPVLALYKTKSFDESLKKADRLIELGGMGHTSVLYVDELDGAEKISKFAKTMKTGRTLINMPAAQGAIGDVFNFKLAPSLTLGCGSWGGNAVSENVGVKHLINVKTVAERRENMLWFRVPEKVYFKYGSLPVALNELQGKKKAVIVTDSVLASLGYTDHITKILEEIGVDFRIFSDVQADPTLSTVRKGAEMMQNYQPDVIIALGGGSPMDAAKIMWVMYEHPEVDFQDLAMTFMDIRKRIVQFPKMGGKAEFWAVTTSAGTGSEVTPFAVITDDKTGIKYPLADYELTPDVAVVDPQLMLSMPAGLTAASGIDVMTHAVEAYASILASDFTNPLALEAMRLTLKYLPESVRDGAKAKKAKEKMANASCAAGMAFSNAFLGVCHSMAHKLGAAFHLPHGTANALLLDEVIRFNATDKPLKMAGFSQYKYPNAKNRYAKAADYLGLTKGNETPEEKTKLLRAAIRNLKEEIGIKATIADYGISEKEFLGKLDQMVEDAFDDQCTGANPRYPLMKELREMYLRAYYGVEKFNEINNLKVAKEKTKEKAQEKKAQ; encoded by the coding sequence ATGACAATCGAACAAACTATTCAAAATGTAAGATTAGCTCAAAAACAATACTCAACTTTTACTCAGGAGCAGGTGGACAAAGTTTTCAGAGAGGCTTCACTGGCTGCCAATGCTTCAAGAATTAAACTTGCAAAAATGGCTTTTGAAGAAACTGGAATGGGTATCATGGAAGATAAGGTTATAAAAAACCACTTTGCATCTGAATATATCTACAACCAATATAAAGACGTTAAAACATGCGGAGTAATAGAAAAAGATGCTTCTTATGGGATAACTAAAATAGCTGAACCTATCGGAGTAATCGCAGGAATCGTACCTACTACAAATCCTACTTCTACAGCTATATTCAAGGCTCTTATCGCTTTGAAAACTAGAAATGCTATCATCTTCTCTCCACATCCGAGAGCAAAAAAAGCAACAATTGAAGCTGCTAGAATAATAAAAGATGCAGCTGTAAAGGCAGGAGCTCCAGAAAATATTATAGGATGGATAGAAGAGCCTTCAATAGAGGCTTCTAATATACTTATGAGATCTGCAGACCTTATCCTTGCAACAGGTGGACCCGGAATGGTAAAAGCAGCTTACTCTTCAGGAGTACCGGCTATAGGGGTAGGGGCAGGAAACACTCCTGTAATCATTGATGACACTGCTCATATCAAAATGGCGGTAAACTCAATACTTCTTTCTAAGACTTTCGACAACGGAGTAATCTGTGCATCTGAGCAAGCTGTAATTGCAACAGAAAACATTTACGAAGAAATTAAAAAAGAATTAGCTGACAGAGGAGCCTATATCCTAAAGGGAGATGAAATCGCCAAAGTAGGAAAAACAATCGTAATAGATGGTCACTTAAACGGAGATATCGTGGGACAATCTGCATATAAGATCGCAAAAATGGCAGGAGTTAATGTTCCTGAGGATGCAAAAGTACTTGTAGGAGAAGTCGAGTCAGTAGAATTAGAAGAGCCTTTCTCTCACGAGAAGCTTTCTCCTGTATTAGCTCTTTACAAAACAAAGTCATTCGATGAATCTCTTAAAAAGGCTGACAGACTAATAGAATTAGGTGGAATGGGACATACTTCTGTTCTTTATGTTGACGAGCTAGACGGAGCTGAGAAAATATCTAAATTCGCAAAAACAATGAAAACTGGAAGAACTCTTATAAACATGCCTGCAGCACAAGGTGCTATCGGAGATGTATTCAACTTTAAACTAGCTCCATCACTTACTCTTGGTTGCGGAAGCTGGGGAGGAAATGCAGTTTCTGAAAACGTAGGAGTTAAACACCTTATCAACGTAAAAACTGTAGCTGAAAGGAGAGAAAACATGCTTTGGTTCAGAGTCCCTGAAAAAGTTTACTTCAAATACGGTTCTCTTCCTGTGGCTTTAAATGAGCTTCAAGGAAAGAAAAAAGCTGTCATCGTTACAGATTCAGTACTTGCTTCACTAGGTTACACAGATCACATCACTAAAATTCTTGAAGAGATAGGTGTAGACTTCAGAATATTCTCTGATGTACAAGCTGACCCTACTCTTTCTACAGTGAGAAAAGGTGCTGAAATGATGCAAAATTATCAGCCTGACGTAATCATCGCACTTGGTGGAGGTTCTCCTATGGATGCTGCCAAAATTATGTGGGTAATGTATGAGCATCCTGAAGTAGATTTCCAGGATCTTGCCATGACATTTATGGACATCAGAAAAAGAATAGTACAGTTCCCTAAAATGGGTGGAAAGGCTGAATTCTGGGCTGTAACTACATCTGCAGGTACTGGTTCTGAGGTCACTCCATTTGCCGTTATCACAGACGACAAGACAGGAATCAAGTATCCCCTAGCAGACTACGAGCTTACTCCTGACGTAGCTGTAGTTGATCCACAATTAATGCTTTCTATGCCGGCAGGTCTTACTGCTGCATCAGGAATAGACGTAATGACACACGCTGTAGAAGCATATGCTTCTATACTTGCATCTGATTTCACAAACCCTCTGGCATTGGAAGCTATGAGACTTACATTAAAATATCTTCCTGAGTCAGTAAGAGACGGAGCAAAAGCTAAAAAAGCTAAAGAAAAAATGGCAAATGCATCTTGTGCCGCTGGTATGGCATTCTCAAATGCATTCCTTGGTGTGTGTCACTCAATGGCTCACAAACTAGGTGCTGCATTCCATCTTCCTCACGGAACTGCAAATGCTCTTTTACTAGATGAAGTAATCAGATTTAATGCTACTGATAAACCACTTAAAATGGCAGGTTTCTCTCAATATAAATATCCAAATGCTAAGAACAGATATGCAAAAGCTGCTGACTATTTAGGTCTTACAAAAGGAAATGAAACTCCTGAAGAGAAAACCAAGCTTCTAAGAGCAGCTATAAGAAACCTTAAAGAAGAGATCGGTATAAAAGCTACTATAGCTGACTACGGAATCTCTGAGAAGGAGTTCTTAGGAAAACTCGATCAAATGGTTGAAGATGCTTTCGATGACCAATGTACAGGTGCAAATCCTAGATACCCTCTTATGAAAGAACTTAGAGAGATGTACCTAAGAGCTTACTACGGTGTTGAAAAATTCAACGAAATAAATAATCTTAAAGTTGCTAAAGAGAAAACTAAAGAAAAAGCTCAAGAAAAAAAAGCTCAATAA
- a CDS encoding TolC family protein, which yields MKRRILVFFLTFGTFLMSFGKEIGIGVIYGDQSKELNKYQKIILERELAKTFENTQFDPVIKKEIVVSRRDIKTTVARLQNDTSVDVIISLDINSSEKIAGGLNKLVLAPLSYGVIGDAKNLNTISTDYNLKEIVALLNEIRNIKKIGIAYSEGFKKSASKYKENLIFRNIFADKDIAIINLDQSDDKVETEISGNDGLIILSNKNPILHKSIRKISEKGIPSFSMFFDVENSEGILMGYSSKDEQERRIRAAAVNLLKYYEGRDFSELTTKLDSKSLNIFIDYRIAKLLDFYPSDLLSEKIRMVNESGKGTVRLSLEEALNKLFENNPELKSKEQDVVSSTYDIKKAKAAIRPSLTANLDYDKQDNTRARLFSTGAENSLQAGAKISQVLYDESAFSNITIQKRIYDSVKEELRNKELSQIQSLIEAYLAVLKSDLSFEIEKYNMNLVKRYLNLAKTKYSIGIGGPEDVYRFESELADSTTNLEDVRSDMLSYNSELNRLLNNSMDTYFILGEEGIGNIIGLYIFENFENELNKPWKFDEVKNYFIEQGLKNSPEIKSIDARIAAKERELKAAKRKRYVPTIKASGNYDRDVVDPWGTGSDNSDSDEYWNIGVGFSIPIYKGGELSYDKRQIESELEKLKFDRKTKVSEISKNISSQYAKVSASYRKIKSAEKSAEASMKNLELQTELYIKGKITITDMLDARNSLIGAEQKKTSVKFDFFISQAKLEKLCGKYYFENNENEKEYIKESIKNLITSK from the coding sequence ATGAAAAGACGGATTCTTGTATTTTTTTTAACGTTTGGGACGTTTCTGATGTCCTTTGGAAAAGAGATAGGTATAGGGGTTATATATGGTGACCAATCCAAGGAACTTAACAAATATCAGAAAATTATATTGGAAAGGGAGCTTGCCAAAACCTTTGAAAATACTCAGTTTGATCCGGTAATAAAAAAAGAGATTGTTGTTTCTCGTAGAGATATAAAAACTACAGTGGCTAGACTTCAGAATGATACCAGTGTAGATGTTATTATATCTCTTGATATAAATTCATCTGAAAAAATTGCCGGTGGCCTTAATAAGCTTGTCCTGGCACCACTCTCTTATGGTGTTATCGGAGATGCTAAAAATTTGAATACAATTTCCACAGATTATAATCTGAAAGAGATTGTAGCTCTATTGAACGAAATCAGAAATATAAAAAAAATAGGAATAGCATATTCTGAGGGCTTTAAAAAATCAGCTAGTAAGTACAAAGAAAACTTAATATTCCGAAATATATTTGCCGATAAAGACATAGCAATTATAAATCTAGATCAGTCTGATGATAAGGTTGAAACAGAGATATCAGGAAATGATGGATTAATAATACTTTCAAATAAAAATCCGATTCTACATAAATCTATCAGAAAAATTTCTGAAAAAGGGATACCTAGCTTCTCGATGTTCTTTGATGTTGAAAACAGTGAAGGGATTTTGATGGGTTACTCTTCAAAAGATGAACAGGAAAGAAGAATACGTGCAGCAGCAGTAAATCTCTTGAAATATTATGAGGGAAGGGATTTTTCTGAATTGACTACAAAGTTAGACTCGAAAAGCTTGAATATTTTTATAGATTATAGGATAGCGAAGCTTTTAGATTTTTATCCTAGTGATTTACTATCTGAAAAGATAAGAATGGTAAATGAATCGGGAAAAGGTACAGTGAGACTTAGCCTAGAGGAGGCTTTAAATAAACTTTTTGAAAATAACCCGGAGTTAAAGTCAAAAGAGCAGGATGTGGTCTCAAGCACTTATGATATAAAGAAAGCTAAGGCTGCCATAAGGCCAAGTCTGACTGCAAATTTAGACTATGATAAGCAGGATAATACGAGAGCTAGACTTTTTTCTACAGGTGCGGAGAATTCACTGCAGGCCGGAGCAAAAATAAGTCAGGTGCTTTATGATGAAAGCGCTTTTTCAAATATAACAATTCAAAAGAGAATTTATGATTCTGTAAAAGAGGAACTCAGAAATAAAGAACTCAGTCAGATTCAGAGTTTAATTGAAGCTTATCTAGCGGTATTAAAATCTGATTTAAGTTTTGAAATAGAAAAATATAATATGAATCTTGTAAAACGATATTTGAATCTTGCAAAAACTAAATACAGCATCGGAATCGGCGGACCTGAAGATGTATATCGTTTTGAAAGTGAACTGGCAGACTCTACGACTAATCTCGAGGATGTAAGAAGCGATATGTTGTCTTATAACTCGGAACTTAACAGACTTTTGAATAATTCGATGGATACCTATTTTATTCTTGGTGAGGAAGGGATTGGAAATATCATCGGCCTTTATATTTTTGAAAATTTTGAAAATGAACTGAATAAACCTTGGAAATTTGATGAAGTAAAAAATTATTTCATTGAGCAGGGACTAAAGAATTCTCCTGAAATAAAAAGTATAGATGCTAGGATAGCAGCAAAGGAGAGAGAGCTTAAAGCTGCAAAAAGAAAAAGATACGTTCCTACTATCAAAGCGAGTGGAAATTATGATAGAGACGTTGTAGATCCTTGGGGCACAGGTTCTGACAATTCTGATTCAGACGAGTACTGGAATATAGGAGTTGGATTTTCTATTCCTATCTACAAAGGCGGAGAACTTTCCTACGACAAAAGGCAGATAGAATCAGAACTGGAAAAGCTCAAGTTTGACAGAAAAACTAAGGTTTCTGAGATTTCAAAAAATATATCGAGTCAGTATGCAAAAGTTTCGGCAAGCTATAGAAAAATAAAGTCGGCGGAGAAATCGGCAGAGGCTTCGATGAAAAACCTAGAACTTCAGACGGAGCTCTATATCAAAGGGAAAATAACTATCACTGATATGCTCGATGCAAGAAACAGCCTTATAGGGGCAGAACAGAAAAAGACATCTGTAAAATTTGATTTTTTCATCTCTCAGGCTAAATTGGAAAAATTGTGTGGAAAATATTATTTTGAAAATAACGAAAATGAAAAAGAGTATATAAAAGAGAGTATTAAAAATCTAATTACATCAAAGTAG
- a CDS encoding serine/threonine protein kinase, whose translation MKKIMFIFMLLISMTSYSQLGYNYPFKDPYIATVIGSSNMMTSGVSEEVPRREYTLEVKPDQKPPRHLWYHKGFQFSLVKQNHKAPLIFLVAGTGTSYSSWKMKSFERIFYDAGFHVISISSPVNPNFLVTASNIKMPGVLFNDSHDVYKVMKDIHKKIEDKVEFEEFYLMGYSLGGTQAAYVTMLDDEEKYFNFKRVLMVNPAVNLFESAKILDDMLDNNIPGGRKNVGQFLEKIYREIGKHIKGDNVEVTEDTIYDSFKDNYLSQKELAALIGIAFRITAIDVNYLGDVLNKRGVYVPKDKEIGKFESLEPYMNKINFASFTEYVINVAYPYYAEIYEGLTLEELIAKTDIHEIEDYLLRSEKIAMVTNEDELILTPDNLKFLKETFEGRSIIYPRGGHCGNMYYTTNVENMVRYFQEGVLTNED comes from the coding sequence ATGAAAAAAATTATGTTTATTTTTATGTTGCTCATAAGTATGACCTCATATTCTCAGTTGGGGTACAACTATCCCTTCAAGGACCCGTACATAGCAACAGTAATAGGAAGTTCCAATATGATGACAAGTGGTGTAAGTGAGGAAGTCCCAAGGCGGGAATATACGCTTGAAGTGAAACCAGATCAGAAGCCACCAAGACATTTGTGGTATCATAAGGGGTTTCAGTTTTCTCTCGTAAAGCAGAATCATAAGGCTCCACTGATATTTCTTGTAGCAGGTACGGGGACCTCTTATTCCTCCTGGAAAATGAAAAGTTTTGAAAGGATATTTTATGATGCCGGATTTCATGTCATATCTATCTCATCACCTGTAAATCCAAATTTTTTAGTTACAGCATCAAATATAAAAATGCCAGGTGTTTTGTTTAATGATAGTCACGATGTGTACAAAGTTATGAAAGATATTCATAAAAAGATAGAAGATAAAGTAGAGTTTGAGGAGTTTTATCTCATGGGCTATAGTCTTGGAGGAACCCAAGCTGCCTATGTAACTATGCTTGATGATGAAGAGAAGTATTTTAATTTTAAAAGGGTACTCATGGTTAATCCTGCGGTAAACCTTTTTGAATCAGCAAAGATATTAGATGACATGCTAGACAATAATATCCCCGGAGGCAGAAAAAATGTAGGCCAGTTTCTAGAAAAAATCTATAGAGAGATAGGAAAGCATATCAAAGGTGATAATGTAGAGGTAACTGAAGATACAATTTATGATTCCTTCAAAGACAATTATCTTTCTCAAAAAGAACTAGCAGCACTTATAGGTATAGCATTTAGAATAACTGCCATTGATGTAAATTATCTAGGTGATGTCCTAAACAAAAGGGGAGTGTATGTTCCAAAAGATAAAGAAATAGGTAAATTTGAGTCATTAGAGCCTTACATGAATAAGATTAATTTTGCAAGTTTTACTGAATATGTAATAAATGTAGCCTACCCTTATTATGCAGAGATATATGAAGGGCTCACTTTAGAAGAACTCATAGCAAAGACGGATATACATGAGATAGAGGATTATTTACTAAGAAGTGAAAAAATTGCTATGGTAACAAATGAAGACGAGCTTATACTGACTCCAGATAATTTAAAATTTTTAAAAGAAACTTTTGAAGGAAGAAGTATAATTTATCCTAGAGGTGGGCATTGCGGAAATATGTACTATACAACAAATGTTGAAAATATGGTCAGATACTTTCAAGAGGGGGTGCTGACCAATGAAGATTAA